Proteins from one Maniola hyperantus chromosome 25, iAphHyp1.2, whole genome shotgun sequence genomic window:
- the LOC117993929 gene encoding uncharacterized protein — MEAVKKAKDRFAKYPLIYAKCAKQGSLYARCVLLREDSVKKDDCVKEFQEFNACLQIASKEIKTKL, encoded by the coding sequence ATGGAGGCAGTCAAAAAAGCTAAGGACCGATTCGCGAAATACCCTCTTATTTACGCTAAATGTGCGAAACAAGGGTCTTTATACGCTAGATGTGTTCTACTAAGAGAAGATTCGGTTAAAAAAGACGATTGCGTGAAAGAATTCCAAGAATTCAACGCTTGTTTACAAATTGCATCCAAGGAAATAAAAACTAAGCTCtaa
- the LOC117993918 gene encoding uncharacterized protein, with translation MCSLPKTILLLYFVRFTVAYYFDESPYWILRDDKNLSEEAELNLTNTYFLNLKNYQVNAKSASEIDYPWVARVLHSKVYSKPQLCTAICISPQIFITAAKCVLLLKISHTSLVYQDYRLKPKAFVLPTNETKQMYDDIGFIIVHDEYPGRWETVELFGQKRTDRAYKWFGNLQFDEFEHTVVGYAMFKTDETSLVWKRPYYLTQLDVHVDINLCREILLYNQGYDGFAVPCYHSCTLSQFTSPGPKKHPQCKNYHGSEGSAIINKKTNKVLGLATWGAYFSQYELPVGFAIPNSDNFFEDRLCAEKIRDDTDFVVDPGQYQELCDDKRKRGHFH, from the exons ATGTGCAGTTTGcctaaaacaatattattgctATATTTCGTACGTTTTACAGTTGCCTATTATTTTGACGAATCGCCGTATTGGATATTGCGCGACGACAAGAATTTATCCGAGGAAGCAGAGTTAAATCTCACAAATACGT attttcttaatttaaaaaactatcaaGTGAACGCGAAGTCGGCGTCGGAGATCGACTACCCGTGGGTAGCGAGGGTGTTACACTCCAAGGTGTATTCCAAACCCCAGCTGTGTACGGCTATATGCATATCTCCACAGATATTCATTACTGCTGCCAAATGCGTCCTTCT TCTCAAAATAAGTCACACATCATTGGTATACCAGGACTATCGCCTCAAACCCAAAGCGTTTGTGTTGCCGACGAACGAGACCAAGCAAATGTACGACGACATAGGCTTTATCATAGTCCACGACGAATACCCTGGGAGATGGGAAACTGTGGAGTTGTTCGGCCAGAAACGGACGGACCGAGCTTACAAGTGGTTCGGGAATCTACAATTTGATGAGTTCGAGCACACGGTTGTTGGCTATGCGATGTTTAAG acAGACGAAACATCTCTGGTTTGGAAAAGGCCATACTATCTAACCCAGCTAGACGTCCACGTAGATATAAACTTGTGCCGCGAGATTTTATTATACAACCAAGGTTACGACGGGTTCGCCGTCCCGTGCTATCACTCATGCACTTTAAGCCAATTCACAAGTCCAGGACCAAAAAAGCATCCACAATGCAAAAACTACCACGGATCCGAGGGTAgtgctataataaataaaaaaactaataagGTGTTAGGTCTCGCCACTTGGGGCGCTTATTTTAGTCAATACGAGTTGCCAGTTGGCTTTGCTATACCGAACTCGGATAACTTTTTCGAAGACAGATTATGCGCTGAGAAAATTCGAGATGACACCGATTTTGTAGTCGACCCTGGTCAATATCAAGAGCTTTGCGAtgataaaaggaaaagagggCATTTTCACTGA
- the Tim10 gene encoding mitochondrial import inner membrane translocase subunit Tim10, with product MAMPQLDPAKLQLVQELEIEMMSDMYNRLVSACHRKCIPVKYHEAELGKGESVCLDRCVAKYLDVHERIGKKLSNMSQGEAEDLTKINLQEKK from the exons ATGGCTATGCCACAATTGGATCCCGCAAAGCTGCAGCTAGTCCAGGAGCTAGAGATAGAGATGATGTCGGACATGTACAACAGACTCGTGAGCGCATGTCACCGCAAGTGTATCCCTGTCAAATACCACGAGGCTGAACTTG GTAAAGGCGAATCAGTCTGCCTAGACCGCTGCGTAGCCAAGTACCTAGATGTCCATGAGCGAATAGGCAAGAAACTATCCAACATGTCACAAGGCGAGGCTGAGGATTTGACTAAGATTAACCTGCAAGAGAAGAAATAG
- the LOC117993921 gene encoding UPF0488 protein CG14286: protein MPKATKLHSKGKPNSLQKSCKPDNEGTDGGNPEDSIREFQLQLCWCIQQLEKTLADKKGNEKQLQEAWKVLTVLKNNNQPIIRKRQLMRTHFGDYRAKMAAEEKKLAKMASKIKISESPVQPKATFLRKSAFLTSGDSSFHFNFAIPKDLPENDKTIDQNKNSNSVLNVTSNTDSSHASVATDKNEEQFCHSTLDLQNKAEYKNSASFSASGSEFKFNFKIDDA from the exons ATGCCTAAAGCCACAAAGTTACATAGCAAAGGCAAGCCAAACTCTCTTCAAAAGTCTTGCAAACCAGACAATGAAGGAACAGATGGTGGAAACCCTGAAGACTCGATCAGGGAGTTCCAATTGCAACTGTGCTGGTGTATTCAGCAGTTAGAAAAGACGCTAGCGGACAAAAAAGGAAATGAGAAACAAT TACAAGAAGCGTGGAAAGTCCTAACAGTTTTGAAAAACAACAACCAGCCAATAATAAGAAAAAGACAATTAATGCGAACCCACTTTGGTGACTACAGAGCTAAAATGGCAGCCGAAGAAAAGAAACTGGCCAAAA tGGCGAGCAAAATAAAGATATCAGAAAGTCCTGTTCAGCCAAAAGCTACCTTTTTACGAAAATCAGCTTTTCTCACCAGTGGAGATAgctcatttcatttcaattttgcGATACCAAAGGATTTGCCGGAAAATGATAAAACTATTgaccaaaataaaaatagtaattcTGTACTAAATGTTACTAGCAATACTGATTCATCACATGCAAGTGTTGCTACAGATAAAAATGAAGAACAATTTTGCCATTCAACTTTAGATTTACAAAATAAAGCTGAATATAAAAATAGTGCTTCATTTTCTGCTTCAGGTTCCGAATtcaaatttaactttaaaatagatgatgcttaa
- the PIG-M gene encoding GPI mannosyltransferase 1 encodes MNFFTKFVKYDFRTHIEAGVMIRVALIVFSIYHDRYSAVPYTDIDYKVFTDAAKHVYKGDSPYKRDTYRYSPLIAFMMLPNVFYSRTFGKQLFCLFDVLVAIAVKVLVERQLKPKENASNIAKYCSLFWIYNPLSIVISSRGNADSVPCFFVILSILFLQTDIVKGFSKYILSGIFLGFSIHLRLYPLALSFPMYLSLGEYKINRNTKLIAGILSLMPNRKQLLLTFSCILTLFSLTYAMYKMYGYEFLFETYIYHIFRKDTRHNFSIIFYYSYLNMDEISFDGVKTILQIFEGIILFVISLTFGTKPETLPFALFCQTVILVAYNSVMTSQYFIWFLSLLPLVVHNFKMKVSQAFLLFVLWICSQGAWLFYAYLLEFKSREVFLFIWLKGIVFFCANIYILAQLIKCYKPGYGFGQISPTNEVKVKSKEMLSTGT; translated from the coding sequence atgaatttttttaccAAATTTGTGAAGTATGACTTTCGTACGCACATAGAAGCTGGTGTTATGATCCGTGTAGCGCTAATTGTATTCAGTATATACCACGATAGATATTCTGCTGTACCGTATACGGATATAGATTATAAAGTTTTTACGGACGCGGCCAAGCATGTTTACAAAGGGGACTCCCCGTACAAACGCGACACGTACAGGTACAGTCCACTCATAGCTTTTATGATGTTACCGAACGTGTTTTACAGTCGAACTTTTGGCAAACAACTGTTCTGTTTATTCGATGTGCTCGTTGCTATTGCGGTAAAAGTTTTGGTTGAACGTCAGTTAAAACCTAAAGAGAATGCTTCGAATATTGCCAAATACTGTTCGTTATTTTGGATTTATAATCCGCTGAGTATTGTGATTTCATCTCGAGGGAACGCAGATTCCGTTCCATGCTTTTTCGTGATTCTATCTATACTTTTCCTACAAACGGATATAGTCAAAGGTTTCTCGAAGTACATTTTATCCGGAATTTTCTTAGGATTCTCGATACATTTACGCTTGTACCCTTTAGCGTTGAGTTTTCCGATGTATTTATCCCTAGGCGAATACAAAATCAATCGAAATACTAAATTGATAGCTGGGATTCTATCGCTAATGCCAAATAGAAAACAATTATTGCTAACATTCAGTTGCATTTTAACTTTGTTTTCTTTGACCTATGCAATGTATAAAATGTATGGATAcgaatttttatttgaaacataTATCTACCATATTTTTAGAAAGGATACAAGACATAACTTTTCGATTATATTCTATTATTCTTATTTGAACATGGACGAAATATCTTTTGATGGAgtgaaaacaattttgcaaATTTTCGAGGGTATTATTCTATTTGTCATAAGTTTAACGTTTGGGACGAAGCCTGAGACTTTGCCTTTTGCTCTTTTCTGTCAAACAGTCATTTTAGTTGCGTACAATAgtgtaatgacgtcacaatattTTATATGGTTTTTGTCTCTTTTACCGTTGGTAGTtcacaattttaaaatgaaggTATCGCAAGCATTTCTGTTGTTTGTTCTATGGATATGTTCTCAAGGAGCTTGGTTATTTTATGCGTATTTACTTGAGTTCAAAAGTAGggaagtttttctttttatttggtTGAAAGGCATCGTGTTTTTCTGCGCGAATATTTATATTCTTGCACAGCTTATAAAGTGTTATAAACCTGGCTATGGTTTCGGACAAATTAGTCCAACTAATGAAGTTAAAGTTAAAAGCAAAGAAATGTTAAGTACTGGTACCTAG